A region of Syntrophorhabdus sp. DNA encodes the following proteins:
- the gatB gene encoding Asp-tRNA(Asn)/Glu-tRNA(Gln) amidotransferase subunit GatB — MGLEVHAHLLTESKIFCGCSTKFGAEPNSHTCPTCMGLPGALPVLNKKVVEFAIKLGLALNCSINPRSVFARKNYYYPDLPKGYQISQYEEPICGNGWLDIVMDGKTKRIRILRIHMEEDAGKLVHERTIDTSSYSMVDYNRSSTPLLEIVSEPDLRTPEEATAYLKALRDILMYLEICDGNMEEGSFRCDANVSVRKKGDEAFGTRAELKNLNSFRYIERSLDYEIDRQIALIRKGGSVVQETRLFNAEQGATYSMRGKEEAHDYRYFPEPDLLPVTVDEAWIEEVRKTLPELPTEKMERFMKDYGLPRYDVEILSSDRELAAYFEEVLKLFPEAKTVSNFIMTELLRELKDGNISPKDSPVTPARLAELLTLIKDGTISNKIGKEIFPEIYRTGASPREYVKEKGLLQISDEGAIEGIIDAVIARSPKEVADFRAGKEKLIGFFVGQVMRETKGKANPALLNELLLKKLKA, encoded by the coding sequence ATGGGTCTCGAGGTCCATGCCCATCTTCTTACGGAGAGCAAGATATTCTGCGGCTGTTCGACGAAGTTCGGGGCCGAGCCGAACAGCCATACCTGCCCCACCTGCATGGGCCTGCCGGGGGCTTTGCCGGTCCTGAACAAGAAGGTCGTCGAGTTCGCCATCAAGCTGGGGCTCGCCCTTAACTGCTCCATCAATCCCAGGAGCGTCTTCGCCCGGAAGAACTACTACTATCCCGACCTGCCGAAGGGCTACCAGATCTCGCAATACGAAGAACCCATCTGCGGCAACGGGTGGCTCGACATCGTCATGGACGGGAAGACGAAGCGCATCCGCATCCTGCGCATTCACATGGAGGAGGACGCGGGCAAGCTCGTCCACGAACGCACCATCGACACGAGCAGCTACAGCATGGTGGACTACAACCGCTCGAGCACTCCGCTCCTCGAGATCGTCAGCGAACCCGACCTGAGGACGCCGGAAGAGGCGACGGCGTACCTGAAGGCGCTCAGGGACATCCTCATGTACCTCGAGATATGCGACGGCAACATGGAGGAAGGAAGCTTCCGCTGCGACGCCAACGTCTCGGTGCGCAAAAAGGGCGACGAGGCCTTCGGCACCCGGGCGGAGCTCAAGAACCTCAACTCTTTCCGCTACATCGAGAGGTCCCTCGACTACGAGATCGACCGCCAGATCGCCCTTATCAGGAAGGGCGGGAGCGTCGTTCAGGAGACGCGCCTCTTCAACGCCGAGCAGGGCGCCACCTATTCCATGCGCGGCAAGGAGGAGGCCCACGACTATCGTTATTTCCCGGAACCCGACCTCCTTCCCGTGACCGTGGACGAGGCATGGATCGAAGAGGTGCGGAAGACACTGCCCGAACTCCCCACGGAGAAGATGGAACGCTTCATGAAAGATTACGGCCTGCCCCGGTACGACGTGGAGATACTCTCCTCCGACAGGGAACTGGCCGCGTATTTCGAAGAGGTTCTCAAGCTCTTTCCCGAGGCGAAGACGGTGAGCAACTTCATCATGACGGAGCTGTTGAGGGAACTGAAGGACGGCAACATCTCCCCCAAGGACTCCCCCGTTACACCGGCACGGCTGGCCGAGCTTCTCACGCTCATCAAGGACGGCACCATCAGCAACAAGATCGGTAAGGAGATATTCCCGGAGATCTACCGGACCGGCGCCTCCCCGCGTGAGTACGTGAAGGAGAAGGGCCTGCTCCAGATCTCCGACGAGGGGGCCATCGAGGGCATCATCGACGCGGTCATCGCCCGGTCACCGAAGGAAGTGGCCGACTTCAGGGCCGGCAAGGAGAAGCTCATCGGCTTCTTCGTGGGCCAGGTCATGAGGGAAACGAAAGGCAAGGCCAACCCGGCGCTCCTCAACGAACTCCTGCTCAAGAAGCTGAAGGCCTAG
- the mtgA gene encoding monofunctional biosynthetic peptidoglycan transglycosylase, which produces MATRKVKRKKPGKLLRFIKVIVVLVVLLVVGFAGLYMVYPDVSKLKKQNPGKTSFMEYREAEYRAKGKKMRIQSKWVPLRSISPYLMKAVLIAEDDKFWSHHGFDTEAIQKALEKNLEAGRFKLGGSTISQQLTKNLYLTPSKNPVRKLKEAIITWRLERALSKRRILELYLNVVEWGEGVFGAEAAARRHFGKPASALTAEEAAKLAAALPNPRRYRVDGTSRYVERRAKIIYTIMVRRGIVVPDYEEVTTTPPETVDETAPTPPADSQGANSTTPGPTPPPNGQ; this is translated from the coding sequence TTGGCAACAAGAAAGGTCAAAAGGAAGAAGCCGGGGAAACTCCTCCGCTTCATCAAGGTCATCGTCGTTCTTGTCGTCCTTCTCGTGGTGGGGTTCGCGGGGTTGTACATGGTCTACCCCGACGTGTCGAAGCTGAAGAAGCAGAACCCGGGGAAGACGTCCTTCATGGAATACCGGGAAGCGGAGTACCGGGCGAAGGGAAAGAAGATGCGGATACAGTCGAAGTGGGTCCCCTTGCGGTCCATATCGCCCTACCTCATGAAGGCGGTCCTCATAGCGGAGGACGATAAGTTCTGGTCCCACCACGGCTTCGACACGGAGGCGATCCAGAAGGCCCTCGAGAAGAACCTGGAGGCGGGAAGGTTCAAACTCGGCGGCAGCACGATCAGCCAGCAGCTCACGAAGAACCTCTACCTCACGCCCTCCAAGAACCCCGTCCGCAAGCTCAAGGAGGCGATCATCACCTGGAGGCTCGAGAGGGCCCTCTCAAAACGGAGGATCCTCGAGCTCTACCTCAACGTCGTCGAATGGGGCGAGGGCGTCTTCGGCGCCGAGGCCGCCGCGAGGCGCCACTTCGGCAAGCCTGCCTCGGCGCTCACCGCGGAAGAGGCGGCCAAGCTCGCAGCGGCCCTGCCCAACCCCAGACGTTACCGCGTGGACGGGACTTCCCGCTACGTCGAACGCCGCGCGAAGATCATCTACACCATCATGGTAAGAAGAGGCATAGTCGTCCCCGACTACGAAGAGGTAACGACCACCCCGCCAGAAACCGTCGACGAGACCGCTCCCACCCCGCCGGCCGACAGCCAGGGCGCCAACTCTACCACCCCCGGCCCCACACCTCCGCCCAACGGGCAATAG
- a CDS encoding single-stranded DNA-binding protein, which translates to MSNLNKVLLMGRLGKDPELRYTTDGTPVATFSLATSESYKDKSGVKQERTEWHNIVVWRKLAEIAGEYLKKGRLVYIEGRIQSREYEGRDGVKRRAYEIVASDMKMMPSGQAQGQPQEERRPFGSPRGPVDDDFVPEMEDDVPM; encoded by the coding sequence ATGTCCAATCTCAATAAAGTGTTGCTCATGGGAAGGCTCGGAAAGGACCCGGAGCTCCGGTACACGACTGACGGCACACCCGTGGCCACCTTCAGTCTGGCCACGTCCGAATCATACAAGGACAAGTCCGGCGTCAAGCAGGAAAGGACGGAATGGCACAACATCGTCGTGTGGCGAAAGCTCGCTGAGATCGCCGGGGAATACCTGAAAAAGGGAAGGCTTGTCTACATCGAGGGAAGGATACAGTCCCGCGAATATGAAGGACGTGACGGCGTCAAGCGCAGGGCTTACGAGATAGTGGCCTCGGACATGAAGATGATGCCGAGCGGCCAGGCGCAGGGACAACCCCAGGAGGAACGCCGCCCCTTCGGCTCGCCGAGGGGCCCCGTCGACGACGACTTCGTCCCCGAGATGGAAGACGACGTCCCGATGTAG
- a CDS encoding radical SAM protein has product MAQKRARRNDDKADLLLGEKGTIRKKWGGRIPVLVVFPNSYHVGMSNLATHILYRTLNDRDDVVCERLFYEEGRPLVSLESSRTLSSFEIVFFTLSFELDYPNIVKVLEGSSVGVLARERRENSPLVVAGGICVIANPEPVSPFFDLMVMGDIEATIPSFMERFIAGRDSGRGHIVDKLTALPFVYNPAGLSVRYGGDGRVEGFDPAGFAVTVERHKGEALGMSVMTTPNTEFADMVLVEGTRGCPSRCSFCLLGNLYGFRSEDIDVTVGEASDVGIIGGGVSYHPRITEIVADLSSRGIGVHLPSLRLDEVPLRLIELMKDTVKTLTFGVEAATESLRHLLGKPMTDEEILSRIDGIMALKSFNLKLYFMIGLPGETPGDIDAIPDLVKRIRHTMIKRGAPRGALGGITVHASPFVPKAATPFQWLPMADMAEMKQKVSRLTHAFGKIDNTYFTHDSVKFSFLQAVLARGDRHVSDTVVRLAHGTSLARILRESPVNLNFYALRDRPRDEVFPWDFIEGTIPKGKLRERGQKGLDRLTGR; this is encoded by the coding sequence ATGGCTCAGAAGCGCGCGCGACGGAATGACGACAAGGCGGACCTTCTTCTCGGGGAAAAGGGTACCATCCGCAAGAAATGGGGGGGCAGGATACCTGTTCTCGTCGTTTTCCCCAATTCCTATCACGTGGGGATGTCGAACCTTGCGACGCACATCCTCTACAGGACGCTGAACGACCGGGATGATGTGGTGTGCGAACGGCTTTTCTACGAGGAAGGCAGGCCGCTTGTCTCGCTGGAGAGCTCCCGGACCCTTTCCTCCTTCGAGATCGTCTTCTTCACCCTCTCCTTCGAGCTCGACTATCCCAATATCGTGAAGGTGCTTGAAGGGTCGTCAGTCGGGGTCCTCGCCCGGGAGCGGAGGGAGAACTCCCCGCTCGTCGTCGCCGGGGGGATCTGCGTTATTGCGAACCCCGAGCCCGTCTCGCCCTTTTTCGATCTCATGGTGATGGGCGACATCGAAGCCACCATTCCCTCCTTCATGGAACGCTTCATTGCGGGCCGCGATTCGGGAAGGGGTCACATCGTCGACAAGCTCACAGCACTGCCCTTCGTTTACAACCCTGCAGGGTTGTCGGTGCGGTACGGTGGAGATGGCCGGGTGGAAGGTTTCGATCCCGCTGGTTTCGCCGTCACCGTGGAGCGCCACAAGGGAGAGGCGCTGGGCATGTCCGTCATGACCACTCCGAACACGGAGTTCGCGGACATGGTCCTCGTCGAGGGGACGCGCGGCTGCCCGTCGCGGTGCTCCTTCTGTCTCCTCGGCAACCTCTACGGCTTCAGGTCGGAGGACATCGACGTGACGGTGGGAGAGGCGAGCGACGTGGGCATCATAGGCGGCGGCGTGTCCTACCACCCCCGCATCACCGAGATCGTCGCAGATCTCAGCTCCCGGGGGATAGGCGTCCATCTCCCGTCGCTCCGCCTCGACGAGGTCCCCTTACGCCTCATCGAACTCATGAAGGATACGGTGAAGACCCTCACCTTCGGCGTCGAGGCAGCAACGGAAAGCCTGCGACACCTCCTCGGCAAGCCCATGACGGACGAGGAGATCCTCTCCCGCATCGACGGCATCATGGCCCTCAAGTCCTTCAACCTCAAGCTCTATTTCATGATCGGCCTCCCCGGGGAGACACCAGGCGACATCGACGCGATACCGGACCTCGTGAAGCGCATCCGCCACACCATGATCAAACGGGGCGCACCGCGGGGGGCCCTCGGCGGCATCACCGTTCACGCCAGCCCCTTCGTCCCGAAAGCGGCCACGCCCTTTCAGTGGCTTCCCATGGCCGACATGGCTGAGATGAAGCAAAAGGTATCGCGCCTCACGCACGCCTTCGGCAAAATAGACAACACCTATTTCACCCATGACTCGGTGAAGTTCAGCTTCCTCCAGGCGGTGCTTGCCCGCGGTGACCGGCACGTGTCGGACACGGTCGTTCGCCTCGCCCACGGGACAAGCCTCGCGCGTATCCTCAGGGAAAGCCCCGTCAACCTTAACTTCTATGCCCTGCGCGACCGCCCCCGCGACGAGGTCTTCCCCTGGGACTTCATCGAGGGCACCATCCCGAAGGGAAAGCTACGGGAGAGGGGACAGAAGGGCTTGGATCGCTTGACAGGCCGTTGA
- the ftsZ gene encoding cell division protein FtsZ, with protein sequence MFYMDESNGFSAKLIVVGVGGGGCNALNNMVEAGVQGVEFIAVNTDIKSLSTCKAPVKIQIGTKLTEGLGAGANPEVGKKAALEDVDKLKDHLKGAHMVFITCGLGGGTGTGASPVIAEIAREVGALTVAIATKPFAFEGKDRMNQSEGGVVQLKSRVDSLITIPNQRLLSIGGKHMTIKEAFLKADEVLLNAVRSISDLIVGSGHVVVDFADVKTIMSERGMAIMGIGESEGENRARDAAQKAISSPLLEDISIHGARGVLINVTGNTDMTLMEVSEASTLIQEQAHEDAKIIWGLVYDETMQDSLRITVIATGFEERAVIDEDRTEPFLRGKLFDDENVPSFMKKKVAIDYKVDYKEIRQKSDTIDIDDDRYDIPTFLRKQAD encoded by the coding sequence ATGTTCTACATGGACGAGAGCAACGGATTTTCAGCAAAACTCATCGTGGTCGGTGTTGGAGGAGGTGGCTGCAACGCGCTCAACAACATGGTGGAAGCAGGTGTTCAGGGCGTTGAGTTCATCGCCGTCAACACCGACATCAAGTCGTTGAGCACCTGCAAGGCGCCCGTCAAGATCCAGATCGGCACGAAGCTGACGGAGGGCCTGGGAGCCGGGGCCAATCCAGAGGTGGGCAAGAAGGCCGCCCTCGAGGATGTGGACAAGCTCAAGGACCACCTGAAAGGTGCCCACATGGTGTTTATAACATGCGGCCTCGGCGGTGGGACGGGAACGGGCGCATCCCCCGTTATCGCCGAGATAGCGAGGGAGGTGGGAGCCCTCACCGTGGCCATCGCCACGAAACCCTTCGCCTTCGAGGGAAAGGACAGGATGAACCAATCCGAGGGCGGCGTTGTCCAGCTCAAGTCGCGCGTCGACTCGCTCATCACCATCCCCAACCAGAGGCTCCTTTCCATCGGCGGCAAGCACATGACGATCAAGGAGGCGTTCCTCAAGGCCGACGAGGTCCTGCTCAACGCGGTCAGGAGCATCTCCGACCTCATCGTCGGGTCCGGTCACGTCGTCGTCGACTTCGCGGACGTGAAGACGATCATGAGCGAGCGGGGCATGGCGATCATGGGCATCGGTGAATCCGAAGGCGAGAACAGGGCCCGCGACGCCGCCCAGAAGGCCATATCGAGCCCGCTCCTCGAAGACATCTCCATCCACGGCGCACGCGGCGTCCTCATCAACGTCACGGGCAACACGGACATGACGCTGATGGAGGTCTCCGAGGCCTCAACACTCATCCAGGAACAGGCCCACGAGGATGCGAAGATCATCTGGGGCCTCGTCTACGATGAGACGATGCAGGATTCCCTGAGGATAACCGTCATCGCCACGGGCTTCGAGGAACGCGCCGTCATCGATGAGGACAGGACGGAACCCTTCTTGAGGGGCAAGCTCTTCGACGATGAGAACGTTCCCTCCTTCATGAAGAAGAAGGTGGCCATCGATTACAAGGTCGACTACAAGGAGATACGGCAAAAGAGCGACACCATCGACATCGATGATGACCGCTACGACATCCCGACATTTCTCAGGAAGCAGGCAGACTAA
- the ftsA gene encoding cell division protein FtsA: MKDDEQLLVGLDIGTTKICVVVGKATENQVNIIGIGSHPSTGLRKGVVVNMDSTVNSIKKAVEEAELMAGIKIDSCLAGIGGAHIKSFNSNGVVAVKDREVRPDDIDRAIDAAKAVAIPADRELIHVIPQEFIVDDQDGIRDPVGITGVRLEVKVHIVTGSISSAQNIIKCCRLAGLNVDDVILCQLASAEAVLTPEEKEIGVAVVDIGGGTSDIAVYANGAIKHTSVLPFGGNNITNDIAIGLRTPIDDAEKIKKKFGCAMASLVGQNETIEVPSVGGRKPRTLQRKTLADIIEPRVEEVASLIYEEIKKSGLEKLLASGVVLTGGCSNLDGLPEIAENIFNLPARKGDPIGVGGLIDVVNNPAYATAVGLLLFGFKEGRGKKRGFDATRSMKRLFSNQKLLTKMKDWFKEIF; this comes from the coding sequence GTGAAGGACGACGAACAGCTCCTCGTTGGGCTTGACATTGGAACGACAAAGATCTGCGTGGTCGTCGGAAAGGCGACGGAGAACCAGGTGAACATCATCGGCATCGGCTCCCACCCATCGACGGGTCTCCGCAAGGGTGTTGTGGTCAACATGGACAGCACCGTCAACTCCATCAAGAAAGCCGTCGAGGAAGCGGAGCTCATGGCCGGCATCAAGATAGACTCCTGCCTCGCCGGCATCGGGGGAGCGCACATAAAGAGCTTCAATTCCAACGGCGTCGTCGCCGTGAAGGACAGGGAGGTGCGTCCCGACGACATAGACAGGGCCATCGACGCCGCGAAGGCGGTGGCGATCCCCGCCGACAGGGAGCTCATTCACGTCATCCCCCAGGAGTTCATCGTCGACGACCAGGACGGGATCAGGGACCCGGTGGGAATAACGGGGGTGAGGCTCGAGGTGAAGGTCCACATCGTGACGGGCAGCATCTCCTCCGCCCAGAACATCATCAAGTGCTGCAGACTGGCGGGGCTCAACGTCGACGATGTCATACTCTGTCAGCTCGCCTCCGCCGAGGCTGTCCTCACACCGGAAGAGAAGGAGATAGGCGTCGCCGTCGTGGACATCGGAGGGGGGACAAGCGACATCGCCGTGTACGCGAATGGAGCGATAAAGCACACCTCCGTCCTGCCCTTTGGCGGTAACAACATAACGAACGATATTGCCATCGGCCTGAGGACCCCCATCGACGACGCTGAGAAGATAAAGAAGAAATTCGGCTGCGCCATGGCGAGCCTCGTCGGTCAGAACGAAACGATCGAGGTCCCGAGCGTCGGCGGCCGCAAGCCCCGGACGCTCCAGCGCAAGACGCTGGCCGACATCATAGAGCCCAGGGTCGAGGAGGTGGCCTCCCTGATCTACGAGGAGATCAAGAAATCGGGCCTCGAGAAGCTCCTCGCCTCCGGCGTCGTGCTGACGGGCGGGTGCTCGAACCTCGACGGCCTGCCCGAGATAGCGGAGAACATATTCAACCTCCCGGCGCGGAAGGGCGACCCCATAGGCGTTGGAGGCCTTATCGACGTCGTCAACAACCCTGCGTACGCGACGGCGGTGGGGCTTTTGCTTTTCGGTTTCAAGGAAGGACGAGGGAAGAAACGTGGGTTTGACGCGACACGGTCGATGAAGAGGCTCTTCAGCAACCAGAAGCTGCTCACGAAGATGAAGGATTGGTTCAAAGAAATATTCTAG
- a CDS encoding FtsQ-type POTRA domain-containing protein, with protein MRKLLYTLFIGPVCILSMLSIAYLFSREEPLFFLQNIKVNGLSQLGDKETMAKIAPHLTESIFKVDVAKVREALTSHPFVKEVSVKRVYPFSIVIDVKEKTPSALWVAADGAVHVLDEKGEPYRPLGKDDVRNLYIISTRERLDVKKVFSETNAFVAEGILRREQLSEVSYREGDLTIFGLDDGVEIILGREDHKKRLKRALAVLKDASKRGLVIKCIDARFEKGAIIQERKG; from the coding sequence ATGAGGAAACTTCTCTACACGCTCTTCATCGGACCGGTGTGCATCCTTTCGATGCTCTCCATCGCCTACCTGTTCTCCCGGGAGGAACCGCTCTTCTTCCTGCAGAACATAAAGGTGAACGGCCTCTCCCAGCTCGGCGACAAGGAAACGATGGCCAAGATCGCTCCCCACCTCACGGAGAGCATCTTCAAGGTGGATGTGGCAAAGGTCCGCGAAGCCCTCACATCCCATCCCTTCGTTAAGGAAGTGAGCGTGAAAAGGGTCTATCCCTTCTCCATCGTCATCGACGTGAAGGAGAAGACCCCGTCGGCCCTGTGGGTCGCGGCGGACGGCGCCGTCCACGTCCTCGACGAAAAGGGCGAGCCCTACCGCCCCCTCGGGAAGGACGATGTCAGAAACCTCTATATCATCAGCACCCGCGAGAGGTTGGATGTGAAGAAGGTCTTCAGCGAAACGAACGCCTTCGTCGCCGAGGGTATCCTGAGGAGGGAACAGCTCTCGGAGGTCTCCTACCGTGAGGGCGATCTCACCATCTTCGGTCTCGACGATGGCGTGGAGATCATCCTCGGCAGGGAGGACCACAAGAAAAGACTGAAAAGGGCCCTCGCCGTCCTCAAGGACGCGAGCAAGCGGGGCCTTGTCATAAAATGCATCGACGCGCGCTTTGAAAAGGGCGCCATAATCCAGGAAAGGAAGGGGTGA
- a CDS encoding D-alanine--D-alanine ligase — MDRNSLKKVKVGVLLGGRSSEREISLKSGAAVLESLARSGYDAVAIDAKDRLVEKLKKEKIGAAFIVLHGRWGEDGTVQGLLEIMGIPYTGPGVLGSSAAMDKAVMKFILEATGIPTPAYVIVDDGTKVTLKPPVVVKPANEGSTIGISMVHRKKDLPAALELARKYDRKVVVEEFVAGQEITVAVVNGKVLPVVEVRPLSGFYDFESKYTKGKTEYIVPARIPRKVAKKAEAIAMDVYRRFDLSGCVRTDMLIRDGVPLVIDINTSPGMTETSLVPKAWACQGGSFDELIEEILGGASLKT, encoded by the coding sequence ATGGATAGGAACAGTCTCAAGAAAGTGAAGGTAGGCGTCCTGCTGGGAGGAAGGTCGTCGGAACGCGAAATATCCCTGAAGAGCGGGGCAGCCGTCCTGGAAAGCCTTGCCCGATCGGGATATGACGCGGTGGCCATCGATGCGAAGGACCGTCTCGTCGAAAAGCTGAAGAAGGAGAAGATCGGGGCGGCCTTCATCGTCCTCCACGGAAGATGGGGGGAGGACGGCACCGTCCAGGGTCTCCTCGAGATCATGGGAATACCCTACACGGGCCCCGGAGTGCTCGGTTCATCGGCGGCGATGGACAAGGCCGTCATGAAGTTCATCCTCGAAGCAACGGGGATCCCGACGCCGGCATATGTCATAGTCGACGACGGCACGAAGGTCACTCTCAAACCTCCCGTCGTCGTCAAGCCCGCGAACGAGGGGTCGACGATCGGCATATCGATGGTCCACAGGAAAAAGGACCTCCCCGCGGCCCTCGAGCTCGCCCGGAAATATGACAGGAAGGTCGTCGTCGAGGAGTTTGTGGCCGGGCAGGAGATCACCGTGGCCGTCGTCAACGGAAAGGTCCTTCCCGTTGTGGAGGTGAGGCCGCTGTCGGGTTTCTACGATTTCGAATCGAAGTACACGAAGGGAAAGACGGAATACATCGTCCCCGCGCGGATACCGCGGAAGGTGGCGAAAAAGGCCGAGGCCATCGCCATGGACGTCTACCGGAGGTTCGACCTCTCCGGGTGCGTGCGGACGGATATGCTCATAAGGGACGGGGTACCCCTTGTCATCGACATCAACACGTCCCCGGGCATGACGGAGACCTCTCTCGTCCCCAAGGCCTGGGCCTGTCAGGGGGGCTCGTTCGATGAGCTCATCGAGGAGATACTTGGAGGAGCATCGCTGAAGACATGA
- the murB gene encoding UDP-N-acetylmuramate dehydrogenase gives MEWKGIKGTVLANAPMRRYTSMRVGGPAEWLLYPADRADISAMVRRLNGEGIPYRFLGNGTNIIVSDEGIRAALIRIARMRRLTFEKTRDGAIAEVGGGYPLARFIRECAKRGLGGLQRLYWIPGSVGGAIKMNAGSFDQSISDTVIGMDVMTTRGEIVEKAVKFEDFGYRTSPVGREECVIAGRFRLHTADGEDLEREMEYVYRERKERHPMEYPSAGSVFKAAGGRSAWWFVEKAGLRGYRMGDACVSEKHTNFIVNMGHARAADIAALIRKIKEEVLSKLGVRLEEEVELWGFNG, from the coding sequence ATGGAGTGGAAAGGAATAAAGGGGACGGTTCTGGCGAATGCGCCCATGCGGCGGTACACCTCGATGCGTGTCGGCGGGCCGGCGGAGTGGCTCCTGTACCCCGCTGACAGGGCCGATATCTCGGCGATGGTGCGGCGCCTCAACGGGGAGGGCATCCCCTATCGTTTCCTGGGCAACGGCACGAACATCATCGTCAGCGATGAAGGGATCCGGGCGGCGCTGATACGGATAGCGAGGATGCGGCGCCTGACCTTCGAGAAGACCCGTGACGGCGCCATTGCCGAGGTGGGCGGAGGGTATCCCCTCGCGAGGTTCATCAGGGAATGCGCGAAGCGGGGCCTCGGAGGCCTTCAAAGGCTGTACTGGATACCGGGAAGCGTGGGCGGGGCGATAAAGATGAACGCCGGGAGCTTCGACCAGTCCATATCGGACACCGTCATCGGCATGGACGTCATGACGACACGGGGCGAGATCGTCGAGAAGGCGGTCAAGTTCGAGGACTTTGGCTACCGCACCTCGCCGGTGGGCCGCGAGGAATGCGTCATCGCCGGCAGGTTCCGCCTCCACACCGCCGACGGTGAGGACCTCGAGCGGGAGATGGAATACGTGTACCGCGAGAGAAAGGAGCGCCACCCCATGGAATACCCCTCCGCGGGGTCCGTCTTCAAGGCGGCCGGGGGCAGGTCCGCGTGGTGGTTTGTGGAAAAGGCGGGCCTGAGAGGATACCGCATGGGCGATGCCTGCGTCTCGGAGAAACACACCAACTTCATCGTGAACATGGGGCACGCCCGGGCCGCCGATATCGCGGCCCTCATCAGAAAGATAAAGGAGGAGGTCCTCTCGAAGCTCGGGGTGAGGCTCGAGGAAGAGGTGGAACTCTGGGGGTTCAATGGATAG
- a CDS encoding UDP-N-acetylmuramate--L-alanine ligase translates to MVFHKIERVHFVGIGGIGMSGIAEVLINLGFKVTGSDVRRTDITERLESLGAVIFQGHGEENIIDSDVVVVSSAVRSDNPEVKKARELFIPVIQRAEMLAELMRMKYSVAVAGAHGKTTTTSLVSSILGHAGLDPTCVIGGRLNSLGSNAKLGDSKFLVAEADESDGTFLLLYPTIAVATNIDLEHLDFYKDIDEIKAAFLAFLNKVPFYGVNIICIDNANIQSLIPLIKRRYMTYGLSKQADLRADNISYEGFVTRFRVIYKGYDLGEIHLTLPGIHNVVNALAACGVAIELDIPFRTIQEALGNFSGIHRRLEIKWDGDIKLIDDYGHHPTEIRATLSAMRKMWKDRIIAAFQPHRYTRTRALMEQFATSFNEADILIVTEIYAASEDPIEGVTGASLAEKIRASGHKNVIFAPTRDDVVEKILENAKAGDVVVTLGAGDLYKIDERLKGVWSGKE, encoded by the coding sequence ATGGTCTTTCATAAGATAGAAAGGGTCCACTTCGTGGGCATCGGCGGCATCGGCATGAGCGGCATCGCGGAAGTGCTCATCAACCTCGGCTTCAAGGTCACCGGCTCGGACGTTCGCCGCACGGACATAACGGAGCGCCTCGAATCCCTCGGGGCCGTCATCTTCCAGGGACACGGCGAGGAGAACATCATCGACTCCGACGTCGTCGTGGTCTCCTCGGCGGTGCGGTCCGACAACCCGGAGGTGAAGAAGGCACGGGAGCTCTTCATACCCGTCATCCAGCGCGCGGAGATGCTCGCCGAACTCATGCGGATGAAGTACTCCGTTGCGGTCGCCGGGGCCCACGGGAAAACGACGACGACGTCTCTCGTCTCCTCCATCCTCGGCCATGCCGGGCTCGACCCGACGTGCGTCATCGGGGGAAGGCTCAACAGCCTGGGGAGCAACGCCAAGCTGGGCGACAGCAAGTTCCTCGTCGCCGAAGCCGATGAGAGCGACGGCACCTTCCTGCTCCTCTATCCCACCATTGCCGTCGCCACGAACATCGACCTCGAGCACCTCGACTTCTACAAGGACATCGATGAGATCAAGGCCGCCTTTCTCGCCTTCCTCAACAAGGTCCCCTTTTACGGCGTCAACATCATCTGCATAGACAACGCCAACATACAGAGCCTCATACCCCTTATCAAGCGCCGCTACATGACCTACGGCCTGTCGAAGCAGGCGGACCTGAGGGCGGACAACATCTCCTACGAGGGATTCGTGACACGCTTCAGGGTCATATACAAGGGATATGATCTGGGCGAGATCCACCTCACGCTCCCGGGGATACACAATGTCGTGAACGCGCTCGCCGCCTGCGGCGTGGCGATCGAGCTCGACATTCCCTTCCGCACGATACAGGAGGCCCTCGGGAATTTCTCCGGCATCCACCGCAGGCTGGAGATAAAATGGGACGGGGACATAAAGCTCATAGACGATTACGGCCACCATCCAACGGAGATCAGGGCAACCCTGTCGGCGATGCGGAAGATGTGGAAGGACAGGATCATAGCGGCCTTTCAGCCGCACCGCTACACGAGGACCCGGGCGCTGATGGAACAGTTCGCCACATCCTTCAACGAGGCGGACATCCTGATCGTGACAGAGATATACGCGGCCTCGGAAGACCCCATAGAGGGGGTCACCGGGGCGAGTCTCGCCGAGAAGATACGGGCGAGCGGGCACAAGAATGTCATCTTCGCCCCTACCAGGGACGATGTGGTGGAGAAGATACTGGAGAACGCGAAGGCGGGAGACGTCGTCGTCACACTGGGCGCCGGCGACCTGTACAAGATCGATGAGAGACTGAAGGGCGTATGGAGTGGAAAGGAATAA